The genomic DNA AGCAGAAGGTCGCGATCGCCGCCGCGCTGATCGCCGACCCGCCGATCGTCCTGCTGGACGAGCCGACGCTCGGCCTGGACGTCGAGGCCACCCGCACCGTCAAGAACTGGATCGCCGAGCAGGCGCGCGAGCTCGGCACCACCATCCTGCTCACCACCCACCAGCTCGATGTGGCTCAGGAGCTGTGTGACCGGGTGGCCGTCATACGCCAGGGCCGGCTCGTGGCCGACCTGCCCACGCGGGAGCTGCTGGCCGGTTTCCGCGAACGCGACAGGTACGAGATCCGCATCGAAGGAGCGGCGCCACCCGGCTTCGACGCCGTCATCGGCGAGGGCGTCACCACGATCAGCGTGCAGGTGAGCAACCCGATCGAGGTGTACGACCTGGTCGAGCGCCTGCGTGTCCACGGGGCCGTCATCGAGTCGCTGACCCAGGTGCAGCCCGACCTGGAGGATGTGTTCCTCGCCCTGGTGAACGAGCCGCCCCATGCTGCTTAAGGTCCTGGGCGCGGAGATCGGCAAGGGCCTGCGTGTCCAACTGGCCCACCCGGTCGGCCACGTCATCACCCTGCTGATCAGCGCCATGATGTACCTCGGCCTGCAGTTCGTCCTGGGCCAGGGCGAACTGCGCCAGGATCTGCTGCCGCGGACCCTGGTCGCGATCGGCGGCTACTGGTTCCTGCAGTACGCCGGCCTGGTGATGGTGGCCGACCTCATCGAGGAGAAACGCGCCGGCACCTTCGTCCAGGCCCAGATGACCCCGGCGCCGCCGTGGCTGCCGATGCTCGGCCGGCTGCTCACCGCCTCGGTGTTCGGCCTGGCGGTGGCCGCCGTGGCCACCCTCGTCCCGCTGCTGGTGGCCGGGATCGCGATCCCGCTGCGCTGGGCGGCGATCCTGCCCGTCGTGCTCATGGGGGCCGACGCGCTGGCCTTCACGTTCCTGCTGGCGGCCCTCGCGCTGGGCTCGCCGATGATCGGCGCCCTGCAGTCGCTGTTCACCTCGCTGGTGCTGCTGCTCAACGGCTCGTTCCTGCCGCTGGCCTTCTACCCGGACTGGCTGGCCGCCCTGGCGAGAATCCTGCCCACCACGCTGGGCATCGAGGCGACCACCCAGACCCTGTTCGAGGGCCGGAGCCTGGCCGAGCTCTGGAGCGGCGGCACCCTGCCCTGGCTGCTCGCCCACACCCTCGCCCTCAGCGTCGTCGCCGGCCTGCTGTTCGTCCGCAACCACCGCCGAGCCCTGCAGGAGCCGTCATGACCTTCGCCCGCGGATTCGCCGCGGAAGTCCGCAAGGGCTTGCTCAACCTCGCCGCCGGATGGCGCGAGGTCCTCATCCAAATGATCACATTTCCGCTGTTCTACCTGCTCATCGTGCTGTTCATGGGGCGCGGGCAGCTGCGTGCCGAACTGCTGCTGCCGGTGCTGCTCGGCATGGTGGCGCTGACGTTCATCCACGAGCAGGTCAACCGGGTGTTCTGGGGATATCTGGGCGACATCCAGTCCGGCGTGCTGGAACAGACCTACCTGACGCCGCTGCCCTCGGCCGCGCTCATCCTCGGCCGCCAGGTCGCCGCCGCGATCTCCGCCCTGCCGACCGCGCTGGCCGTGCTGGCCACCGGCGCCACCGCCATCACCGTCCAGGGCGGGCAACTGCCCGTCGACGTGCAGGTGATCGTGCCACTGGCCGCGATCGTCCTGGGCACCTGCGGGCTGGCGCTGATCCTGTGCGGGTTGACCCTGGTGTTCAAACGCATCGAGATCATCACCCAGCTGTCGGTGGCCGTCTACGCCATCGCGGGCGGCACCCTGGTCCCTCTGGCCGCCATGCCCGACCCGGTCGCGTTCATCAGCCGGCTGGTCGTCCCCATCGCGCCCGGCATCGAGGCGATGCGGGACATCCTGCTCGGCGGGCACTCCCTGGCCGCTCTCCCGTCCGGCTGGGGTCTCGGCTGGCTGCTGGTGCAGCCGCTTCTCCTCACGGCCGCCGGGGCGGTCGCGTTCAACCGGCTCGAACACCTCGCCCGGCACCGCGGCACCCTCGGCCGCTACTAGCCGGCACCTGAACGAAAAGAGAGCAACTGACGTGAACGTTATCCTGTGGGTACTGCAGGCGGCCCTGGCCGCCGTCTTCGGCCTGGCCGGGGTCATGCATGTCACCCAGCCCAAGGAGAAGCTGCGGCCCATGCTGCCCTGGGTGGAGGACTTCAGCCCCGGTCAGCTCCGACTGATCGGCGTGGTCGAACTGCTCGGCGCCCTCGGTCTGATCCTGCCCGCCGTCACCGGCATCGCCCCGGTCCTCACCCCGCTGGCCGCCACCGGCCTGGCCATCACCATGCTCGGCGCCGCCGCCACCCACGTCCGACGCAGAGAGCCGTCGGCCGTGGCCGTCAACGTGGCACTGCTCGCGATCGCCGCCGTCATCGCCTGGGGCCGCTTCGGCCCGCACGCCTTCTGACCCCTTCGTCCCGCTCGAGTGCGTGACGCCTCGGGCGGGACGTCAGCCGCTACGGGAAGCCTGGAGACCATCATGACAACGGATTGCGTGACCCTGCGACCAGTCGGCCAGGTCGTGGGCGGTCGCAGCGAGATGTTCGAGGACGACTGGCACGACGTTCGAGCCGTGATCCGGCTGGACCCCGAGTCCTTCACCACCTCGGCGGTGCTCGGCCTGGAGGACTTCTCCCACCTGGAGGTCGTCTTCCTCTTCGACCGGATCGACCCGGCCACCGTGCACAGCCGACCCCGTCCGCCACGGGGGAACCCGAGCGCGGCGCCCGTGGGGGTCTTCGCCCACCGCGGGCCGTACCGACCCAACCGCCTCGGCCTCTCCCGCTGCCGGCTCCTCGCCGTGGACGGCCTGAACCTGCACGTCGCCGACCTGGACGCACTTGCCGGCTCGCCCGTCCTGGATGTCAAGCCGTACCTGGTCGAGTTCGCCCCCCGCCATCCGGTCACCCAGCCGAGGTGGGCCACCAGACTCATGAGCCCCTATTACTGAGGCTCCTGTCCGACGCCTTGCCGCCGGCACCGGCGGCAAGGCCGCTCCACCGGCGGCAAGGCCGCTCCACCACGCGGCCCTGGGCCTCCGGTGCGTCAGCGCTTGATGTCGTAGGAGTGAGACACCGCCTTGGGGTACGTGTCGGGGCAGTGGGCAGAGGACTGCACCCGAATCCCCTTCCAGGGCCCGTAGACGGTCTTCTTGGTCCTGCCGTTGGAGCACGTGGCGATGGCCCGCACGGAACCCGCGCCCTTGTCGCATCGGGCCCACGTGTAGTCCGTCTGCCAGCCGTACCCGTGGTGGCAGTCGGTCGGCAGGGGCTCGGCCTGCGCGGCGAGCGGGGTGAGCGAGACGACCGCGAAGGCGGCAGCGGACGCGAGAGCAGTGAAGATCTTCCTGTTCATGATCGGCGATCATATATACGCCCGCGCAACCTTGTTGGGATTCGTCTGCTTTGCGTCAGTCCAGGCAGAACTCGTTGCCCTCCGGGTCGGTCATCACGATGAAGCCGGCACTCATCGGGGGAGCGGGCTCGTCGCGACGCACCCGCCTGGCTCCCAGCGCGACGAGCCGTCCGCACTCGACCTCCAGCGCCGCCATCCGCTCCTCTCCCCGCAGCCCCGGAGCCGCACGGACGTCGAGGTGGACGCGGTTCTTGGCGACCTTGTCCTCAGGCACCCGCTGGAAGAACAGCCGTGGACCGTGCCCGGCCGGGTCCTCGATGGCCGATCTCGTGTTGCGCTGCTCCTCCGGCACGCCGGCCCGTGCGAGGAAGTCGTCCCACGCGGCCAGCGGGTCGGCGTCCTCGGGCAGGTCCACTCCGGGCGGGCCGGGGTGGACGTAGCCCAGCACGTCACGCCAGAAGGACGACAGCGCCCGAGGGTCGCGGGCGTCGAAGGTGACCTGGACGTGGCGGCTCATCGGGCTGCTCCGTTCGTGGCGGGTCTCGTGTGCAGGTAGAGGTCGCGCAGCAGGCAGACCTCGGACAGGTGGTGGATCAGCTCGCGGTGGATGTGCAGCACCAGATCGGCCATGGGCGCCTCGGGGAAGGGCTCCTTCGCGCCGAGCGGGACCCGGAGCCCGGCCTCGCCGAGGCCGCGCACCCCGTCCAGCCAGACGTCGAGCTGGGCCTCGAGCTGGTCGAGCGCGGCGGCCGCGCCGCCGGCGTACTCCCAGGTCTCGTACGACGCCGCCGGCGCGCCGAAGTGCGCCGCGTTGCGCGCGGCGAGCACGCCGACGATGACGTGACCGAGTCGCCAGGCGATCGTGGTGAAGGCCGCGGGGACCGGCTCGGGGAAGGCGTAGTCCATCGTGAAGTCCCCGGCACCGACCTGCACGGGTGCCGTCGAGCTGCCGCGCGGCCGCACACTCCACGCGTCCGGCACCGGTGACCAGAAGTACTCGTCGTCGGTGAGGCCGTCGAGCCGGGCTCGCAGCTGATGCTTCCAGTGGAACTCCCACTGCTCGCGCAGCGTCCGGTTCCAGTCGAGTTCGTCTGCGTCCATGGAGCCACCCTGACACCCCAAGCGGACAGAATCGGTCCGCTATTGTGGCAGGGGGGCGACATGGACGTGGCTGGCGGTGACGAGCGGGGTACGACGGAGCGGGTGCTCACCCTGCTCGGGCTGCTGCAGCAGCGCCAGGTCTGGACCGGCCCCGAGCTCGCCGACCGGCTCGGGGTCACTGCGCGCACGGTACGGCGTGATGTCGAGCGGCTGCGCACCCTCGGCTATCCGGTGCATGCCAGCCAGGGTGTCGGCGGCGGCTACCGGCTCGGCCCGGGGCAGGACCTGCCGCCGCTGCTTCTCGACGACGAGGAGGCGATCGCCACCGCGGTCTCCCTGCTCGCCGGCGCGGATGGCGCGGTCGCCGGCGCCGGCGAGGCCGCGCTCCGGGCGCTGACCAAGCTCGACCAGGTGCTGCCCACCCGGTTGCGGCACGAGGTGCGCGCGCTCTCCGGCTCGGTGGAGTCCTTCGGCGGAGGCCGCGCGCCGGTCGACCCCGAGGTGCTCATGACGCTGGCCAGAGCCTGCCGCGACGAGGTCGAAGCCGGCTTCGACTACCCGTCCGGGAGCGAGGTGCGACGGCGGCGGGTCGAGCCCTACCGCCTCGTCGCCTCCGACCGGCGCTGGTATCTGTTCGCCTACGACCTCGATCGCGACGGCTGGCGCAGCTTCCGCGTCGACCGGATGACCGGCGTGTCCGCACGGACCTGGCGCTTTCGCCCGCGCGCGGCGCCCGACGCGGCGAGGTACGTGCAGGAGGGCGTGGCCAGTCGGGTCTACCCGCACCGGGCGCGCTTCCTCGTACACGCGTCGGCCGACACGGTGCGCGCGCAGATTCCGGCCTCGGCGGCCGTCGTACGACGGCGAGGGAGCGAGCTCTGCGAGGTGCTCAGTGGCGCCGCCAGCCTCGACTTCGTGCTCATGCACGTGCTCCTGCTGGGGCACGACTTCGAGGTGCTCGACCCTCCGGAGCTTGGGAGGCGCTGTCGCGTGCTGGCGGACAGACTGCTGTCGGCCGGCGCGGCGATTCCACCGGTGCCGGATGCGGAGGAGCCCTGAGCCGCGACCGCTGGGGGAGCGGTGTGCGGGGTGGGAACGCACGAATGATCACAGGGATCGGGGCAGGCCGAAATGGGGGAAGACGCTGGTGTCCCGGAACCCCGTGGTCGGCGTGCTGTCCAGCATCTATGCCGCGAGCATGGTGTCCTGCACCAGGTCGTCGGCGTCGGCGAGCGAGCCGACGGTCCGGTAACAGTGCAGGTGCAGCTCACGCCGGTAGGGCTCGATTCTCTCGACTCCCAGGGCTGAGCTTCGTCCTCCGGTGTCGCGACCTCACTCCACAGGGGTACGCCCCGGACCGGGCTGGAACGGTAGGTGGTCAGCCACCGGAAACATGGCCTCGTCCGGGACCTGCCGAACGCCTGGATTGATGAGATGTACCCGTCCGCGGAAGGTCGACGGAGTCGATGGAGACGGTGGAGAGATCAGTCATGGCGATACGCTCATTCGTGGATGATCACCATAGGCCCGAGCCGATAACCGCCCCCACTGACGCCAATCCCCGCCGCCTGCGCCGGCTCCTGGCACCGCCCGCCAACCGGCGGCGCCCCGCCCATGAAGACGAACCCTAGCCCGGTTGCCTGATGCTCTCGATGATTCGGGCGAAGCCTTCCTCTCCATGGCCTGCATCGATCTGACGCTGGATGAGCCGCTGGGCCATGGCGACCACCTCGGTGCTGATGCCCTGGTCGGAACTGGCGGCCAGCAGGTCACTGAGGTTGGAGAACTGGAGGCTCTGTTGCCCTTCGACGGTGTAATCCCCGCCATCGACGACCGCGGCGAACCCTTGGAAGGCGCCGGTCATGGCGGTCAGCCAAGGTGTGGCCATGGCAGCGAACTCGCCCGCCGTCACGCCGGCCGGCGCGACCATGGCGGCGCCGTGCATGAATCCGGCCCACATGACGTACATGCCCGCGAGTAGGGCGAGGTCGTACAGGGACGCCAGCCCAGCATCCTCACCGAAGTAGGTACTGGATCCCCACAGGTCGAGCAGTGGCTTGTACTGATCGAAGACCTCGGCCGATCAGCTGTAGAGGAGTCTCTCGGCCAGGCGTTGTCTGGCGCTTTCGTACAGTTGGAGGGCCTCGGGCCGACGGCCGCACTGGGACAGCGCTGTCATCAGCTGCGCGGTGAGGGGCTCGTTCAACGGCTCGGCGGCTACGGTCTCCCGCAGCCCGGGAAGGATCTGCTCGGCTCGCCCCAGGCGCATCTGGACGTCGTGATACGCCAGCGCCGCGTTGACCCGTTCCTGATCCGGCCGGGCTCGCATCCCGACCACCCAGGCGCCGGACAGCCCGGCCAGAGCCTGCTGCTTCCACAGATGGAGCGCATCGCCCAGGAGGGCGCCCATCTCCTGCTCGCCGGTGCTGGCGTGAGCCTGGCCGACCAGTCGGCGGAATCGGTGCAGATCGACCGCATCGCCGGGCACCTCCAGCGCATAGCCGCTGCTACGGCGTATGAGCTCGATGCCGTACGAGGCCGCGTGGACCGAGCGTAGGACGCGCCGCAAACGGGTGATGTAGGTGTAGAGGGTGTTGCGTGCCTCGGAGGGAGGGTTCTGGTCCCATAGCCGATCGACCAGGTGCTCGATCGAGACCATCTGGCCCGCCTCGCTGAGAAGCACCGCCAGCACGCAACGCTGCTTGGCATGCCCAAGATCAAGCACCCGTCCCTCGACGGTGGCCTCGACCGGACCCAGAAGCCGAAATTGCATGGATACCCTTCGTGCCGGGCGATACGGGCGTTCATGGCACTGCCACGGGCAAGCTGGTGATCATCCAAGGCCAAGGGGGCGGAGGCACGGTCGTGGCCGGTGGTTCCTGAGGCCGAGGCTGCCCGCCGCTGGGTTTCGCCGCCGTCTCCTCGGCGCCGGATCGCCTACCGGAAGTCGGCGGCGTGGTCGGTGGCCCACCGGGCGAAGGTCCGGGCGGGTCGGCCGATGATCTTCTCCACGTCCCCGCTCACCCGGGCCGGCTTGCCGACCGAGTCGGCCCACTGCTCGAAAAGCGTGTCCAGGATGAACCGCGGCATGAATCTGCTCATCGCCTCCCGCGCGGCCTCCGGCGTCAGCTCCTCGTAGCGCAGCGGCCGTCCGATCGCCTCACCGATGAGCGCCACCTGCTCGCGGGCGGTCAGCGACTCGGGGCCGGTGAGGTCGTCTGTCGCGCCGGCGTGGCCGGGCTCCGTCAGCGCCCGCACCGCCACCGCGGCGAGGTCGGCCTCGTGCACCGGCGCGCTGGTCGACTCGGCGTAGGGCGCCCGCACTACGTCGCCTGCCCTTGTCTGCCCGGCCCACGGCAGGGCGTTGGTGGCCATGTGCCCCGACCGCAGGAACGTCCACTCCAGGTCTGACGCGCGCAGTGACCGCTCGATCTCGGCGTGATAGGCGGCGATCGGGTTGGTTTGCTCGTCCACGTCGTCGTCCACGGCGCTGGATGACAGGAACACGACTTTGCGCACGCCCGCCGCCGTGGCGGCCTGGACGAATCCGGGCCCCGAACCGGGGGCGGCGAACAGGAACACGGCCGACACGCCGGTCAGCACGGGCCGCAGCGTGCCCGGCTCGCCCAGGTCGCCGCAGGCTACCTCGACACCGTCCGGCAGCTTCGCCTGCTCGGGGTCGCGGGTGAGCGCGCGGACCTCATGGCCGGCGTCCAGAAGCTGCTCGACGACATTGCGGCCCACATTGCCGGTGGCTCCCGTTACCAGAATCATTTCTGCTCTTTCGTCGGTACGGCGGCGCCCGCGAGAGCGCCAGGTGTCATGAGTGAGGGATCCCGTCGCAGCCGCCGCGAGACTCTCGCCGAAGCCGACCCCTGAGAAGGCACGGCAGGCCCGGCACAGCTCGTGCAGGGCGCCTGCGGGACGTCGACGCGAAGGTGCTGATCTCGTCGCTCATGACGTCACAGTCTCAGCAATCGTGGCAAACCACTTGCCTAAAAGGGCGGGCCCTCCGGCTCAAGGTTCTTTCAAGGTTGTCGTCAGGCTCGCTGTGGCACCGTTCGAGCGCCCCTGACAACCTGTAGAGAGGATCACCATGCCGAGCGTCACACGCCGGATGCTGAGTTCTGCCCTTTTGACTGCCGGACTGGTCGCCTCGCCGGCTTTGTCGGTTCCGGCCCACGCTACGGCCGCCACCGCGCTCAGGTCCGCGCCGGCGTGCGTCAAGTGGAAGAACAACCAGTGGAAGATGCGGATCGAAGTGCGGAACACATGCAGAAGGAGGTACCGCGTCAAGATCATCATTGCTTTCGGGCCGGACAGCTCGTGCTGGACCTACAAGTCTGGTCAGCGCCGTGACTACTACGGGTGGAGCGGACGCGTCGACCAGCTGCGACTGTGCTGACCCGGGATCCCGCCAACCCCGCGGCGTCCTTTGAAGGCTGCGACGGCACGCATCCAGGGAATGCCCCATGTCTGGCGGCTCGCCGCCGATCACGCCCGTAATCTCGGAAGTCCTTCGCCCAGGTCGGCGGCTTCGAGATCAACGGAGGGGGTTCCGGCCGCATCCGGCTGACGGGCGACCGTCTCGAGCGGCCATGAAGGCGGCGGGCGGGATTCGGTCGTGCGGCCCGGCGCGAGAGCCGGGACCGCGGGGCGGGGAGGCATTCTGAAGCCGGTGGCCGGTGCGAGCCGCACGTCCGAGGAGGGGCTGAACTGCAGCTCCCGGCCGTCGTCCGCAATCTCCTCGCTCTTGTTCGAGAGACTCGGCGGGCAGGCCCAGGCGGCGGGTGACGGCCCTGACGGTCGAGGCGTCAGGGTCGGCGAAGTCGCCTGCGATCGGGTCGTCGCCATGCCTGGGACAGACCTCGAACGCGTGCGACGCCTCGACCTCTACGAGCTGACCGTTGGAGCCGACGCTGACGCGCCCGGTTCGTCGCCGCTCTGTCCCGTTCGCGCGACTGGTTCGCGCCGGTGACGGGAACGTCTGGTGTCCACGTTGCCGCTCAACGTGCCGAGAATGCCGGGTAGCCCCGCCACCGTTTCGGCGGGCAGGCCGGTCACGGTCTCCTCCGCCAGGGCGCACCATAGCTGCTTGATCTGGTCGGCCAGGGCTTTGCCGCTGTCGGTGAGCTCGACGACGCTGGCGCGTTTGTCGGAGGGGGCGGGGTTGCGGCGGATGTGGCCGCTGGCTTCGAGCTTGCGGGCCATGAGGGTGACGCTGGGCGGCTCACAGCCGAGTGCCTCACTGAGCTGGGACTGGATCATCGGGCCGGTCCTGGCGAGCTCGAGCAGGAGCGCCTCCTGCCCGGGGTGCAGGCCGAGCGGGGCCAGCAGTGCCGCGGCCCGGGCCCGGTGGCGCAGGCTCAGGAGGCGGATGGCCTGGTTGAGGGCGTCGGCGTGCTCGAAGTCCATGGGCTCTCCTTGACAGATTAGTTATGCGCATAACATTATCCGCATAACTAATTCTACGTGACATCGAGGGAGCTGGCATGACCGTGAAGGTCGCCGTCATCTACTACAGCTCGACCGGCAATGTGCACGCACTCGCGCAGGCCGTCGCCGACGGCGCCGTCTTGGCCGGAGCCGAGGTGCGGCTGCGGAGGGTCGCCGAGCTGGCACCCGACAGCGCGATCGACGCGAACCCGCTGTGGCGGCGGCACGCCGATGCCGCTACGGCGATCGCCCAGGCCTCGATCGAGGACCTGGCGTGGGCCGACGCCTTCGCGTTCGGAACGCCGACCCGGTTCGGCACGCCGGCCGCGCAGCTCAAGCAGTTCATCGACCAGGCCGGCGGGTTGTGGCAGGAAGGCAAGCTGGCGAACAAACCGGTGACGGCCTTCACCTCGGCATACAACCGGCACGGCGGCAGCGAGGCCACGATCCTGTCGCTGGGCAACGTCTTCTATCACTGGGGGGCGCTGATCGTCCCGCCCGGATTCACCGATCCAGCCGTATACGCCGCCGGCGGCAACCCCTACGGCACCTCGTCGGTGACCAGCCTGTCGACCGGAGACGGCCCTGATGCCGCGGCGCTGGAAGCGGCCAGGTACCAGGGACAGCGGTTGGCCCGGATCACGATCCGGCTGCTGGAGGGCAGCCGCCTCACCGATGCCGCCGCGGGCGACGGCAACGGCCGCGAAACCCTGGCCGGAACAACCTCCCAGACCGCGTGAGGAAGGTCATGACAAGCACTGGTACTGCAGCTCAGCGGGCCAGGCCGCACGCCGGCCCCGCCTGGGCGGTCCTGGCGCTGGTGTGTGCCGGCCAGTTCATGGTGATCCTGGACTCGTCCATCGTCAACGTCGCCCTGCCCTCGATCCATGGCGACCTCGGCTTCACACCCACCGGCCTGGCCTGGGTGGTGAACGGCTACCTGCTCACCTTCGGCGGCTTCATGCTGCTGGGAGGCCGCGCTGCCGACCTGTTCGGCCCTCGCCGGACGCTGGTCGCCGGGCTGCTGCTGTTCTCCGCCTCGAGCCTGGCCGCCGGCCTGGCGACCGCTCCGGGGGTCCTGGTCGCGGCCCGCGTCGCGCAGGGCGTCGGAGCCGCCATGATGGCCCCGGCGACGCTGGCCGTGATCAACACCGGCTTCACCGAGCCGAACGCGCGTGCCAAGGCGTTCGGCGCATGGTCCGCCTCGGGCGGTGTGGGCGGGCTGGCCGGCGCGCTCGCCGGCGGTGCCATCACCACCGGCCTGTCGTGGCGGTGGGTCTTCCTCATGAACGTGCCGATCGGCGCGGTGCTGATCGTCGTGGCCCTGATGTCGCTGTACGGCACGCGAGGCGGCCGGCGGGAATCGCTCGACCTCACGGGCGCGCTCACCGGGACGGCGGGCCTGGCCGCGCTGATCTACGGCGTCATGCGCAGTGCCGATCACGCCTGGTCGTCCATGCCGGTCGTCGGGCCGGTGGTGGCTGGCCTGCTCCTGCTCGTCACCTTCACCGTGGTGGAGGCACGGTTCGCCACCCGGCCGATGATGCCCCTGCGGCTGTTCAGAATCCGGGGGGTGGCCGTCGGCAGCGGCATGCTGCTGCTGTTCGGTGGGATCGCCATCGCGATGTGGTACTTCACCTCGCTGTTCCTGCAGAACGTGCTCGGCTTCAGCGCGCTTCAAGCCGGGCTCGGGCAGACACCTGCGGCTGTGACCTTCCTGGTGATCGCGCGATGGGCCGCCGCCCTGCTGCCGCGCACCGGTGTACGCCCTCTGCTGGTGGCCGGCAGCGGCTGTTTCCTGGCCGGGTTCGGCTGGCTCGCCCAAGCCGGAGCCGACAGCGGCTACGTCACCGGCGTGCTCGGGCCGACGCTGCTCATCGCGGTCGGCATCGGGCTGACCTTCCCCACCCTCATGGCCGCGACGACCGCCGAGGTTCCCCAGGGCGACGCGGGGATCATCGGCGGCCTGGCCCAGACCGCCGGCCAGGTAGGCAGCTCGGTCGGCCTGGCCGTGCTCGCGACAGCCGCCGGCGCCACAGCCACGACGGAGGCC from Nonomuraea muscovyensis includes the following:
- a CDS encoding SDR family oxidoreductase, whose protein sequence is MILVTGATGNVGRNVVEQLLDAGHEVRALTRDPEQAKLPDGVEVACGDLGEPGTLRPVLTGVSAVFLFAAPGSGPGFVQAATAAGVRKVVFLSSSAVDDDVDEQTNPIAAYHAEIERSLRASDLEWTFLRSGHMATNALPWAGQTRAGDVVRAPYAESTSAPVHEADLAAVAVRALTEPGHAGATDDLTGPESLTAREQVALIGEAIGRPLRYEELTPEAAREAMSRFMPRFILDTLFEQWADSVGKPARVSGDVEKIIGRPARTFARWATDHAADFR
- the wrbA gene encoding NAD(P)H:quinone oxidoreductase; translated protein: MTVKVAVIYYSSTGNVHALAQAVADGAVLAGAEVRLRRVAELAPDSAIDANPLWRRHADAATAIAQASIEDLAWADAFAFGTPTRFGTPAAQLKQFIDQAGGLWQEGKLANKPVTAFTSAYNRHGGSEATILSLGNVFYHWGALIVPPGFTDPAVYAAGGNPYGTSSVTSLSTGDGPDAAALEAARYQGQRLARITIRLLEGSRLTDAAAGDGNGRETLAGTTSQTA
- a CDS encoding ABC transporter permease, with translation MLLKVLGAEIGKGLRVQLAHPVGHVITLLISAMMYLGLQFVLGQGELRQDLLPRTLVAIGGYWFLQYAGLVMVADLIEEKRAGTFVQAQMTPAPPWLPMLGRLLTASVFGLAVAAVATLVPLLVAGIAIPLRWAAILPVVLMGADALAFTFLLAALALGSPMIGALQSLFTSLVLLLNGSFLPLAFYPDWLAALARILPTTLGIEATTQTLFEGRSLAELWSGGTLPWLLAHTLALSVVAGLLFVRNHRRALQEPS
- a CDS encoding AfsR/SARP family transcriptional regulator, giving the protein MQFRLLGPVEATVEGRVLDLGHAKQRCVLAVLLSEAGQMVSIEHLVDRLWDQNPPSEARNTLYTYITRLRRVLRSVHAASYGIELIRRSSGYALEVPGDAVDLHRFRRLVGQAHASTGEQEMGALLGDALHLWKQQALAGLSGAWVVGMRARPDQERVNAALAYHDVQMRLGRAEQILPGLRETVAAEPLNEPLTAQLMTALSQCGRRPEALQLYESARQRLAERLLYS
- a CDS encoding ABC transporter permease, whose protein sequence is MTFARGFAAEVRKGLLNLAAGWREVLIQMITFPLFYLLIVLFMGRGQLRAELLLPVLLGMVALTFIHEQVNRVFWGYLGDIQSGVLEQTYLTPLPSAALILGRQVAAAISALPTALAVLATGATAITVQGGQLPVDVQVIVPLAAIVLGTCGLALILCGLTLVFKRIEIITQLSVAVYAIAGGTLVPLAAMPDPVAFISRLVVPIAPGIEAMRDILLGGHSLAALPSGWGLGWLLVQPLLLTAAGAVAFNRLEHLARHRGTLGRY
- a CDS encoding MarR family winged helix-turn-helix transcriptional regulator; translated protein: MDFEHADALNQAIRLLSLRHRARAAALLAPLGLHPGQEALLLELARTGPMIQSQLSEALGCEPPSVTLMARKLEASGHIRRNPAPSDKRASVVELTDSGKALADQIKQLWCALAEETVTGLPAETVAGLPGILGTLSGNVDTRRSRHRREPVARTGQSGDEPGASASAPTVSS
- a CDS encoding DinB family protein, giving the protein MDADELDWNRTLREQWEFHWKHQLRARLDGLTDDEYFWSPVPDAWSVRPRGSSTAPVQVGAGDFTMDYAFPEPVPAAFTTIAWRLGHVIVGVLAARNAAHFGAPAASYETWEYAGGAAAALDQLEAQLDVWLDGVRGLGEAGLRVPLGAKEPFPEAPMADLVLHIHRELIHHLSEVCLLRDLYLHTRPATNGAAR
- a CDS encoding SAM-dependent methyltransferase gives rise to the protein MTLRPVGQVVGGRSEMFEDDWHDVRAVIRLDPESFTTSAVLGLEDFSHLEVVFLFDRIDPATVHSRPRPPRGNPSAAPVGVFAHRGPYRPNRLGLSRCRLLAVDGLNLHVADLDALAGSPVLDVKPYLVEFAPRHPVTQPRWATRLMSPYY
- a CDS encoding sigma factor codes for the protein MGVERIEPYRRELHLHCYRTVGSLADADDLVQDTMLAA
- a CDS encoding VOC family protein; amino-acid sequence: MSRHVQVTFDARDPRALSSFWRDVLGYVHPGPPGVDLPEDADPLAAWDDFLARAGVPEEQRNTRSAIEDPAGHGPRLFFQRVPEDKVAKNRVHLDVRAAPGLRGEERMAALEVECGRLVALGARRVRRDEPAPPMSAGFIVMTDPEGNEFCLD
- a CDS encoding DoxX family protein, with translation MNVILWVLQAALAAVFGLAGVMHVTQPKEKLRPMLPWVEDFSPGQLRLIGVVELLGALGLILPAVTGIAPVLTPLAATGLAITMLGAAATHVRRREPSAVAVNVALLAIAAVIAWGRFGPHAF
- a CDS encoding imine reductase family protein; this encodes MLDLWGSSTYFGEDAGLASLYDLALLAGMYVMWAGFMHGAAMVAPAGVTAGEFAAMATPWLTAMTGAFQGFAAVVDGGDYTVEGQQSLQFSNLSDLLAASSDQGISTEVVAMAQRLIQRQIDAGHGEEGFARIIESIRQPG
- a CDS encoding helix-turn-helix transcriptional regulator codes for the protein MDVAGGDERGTTERVLTLLGLLQQRQVWTGPELADRLGVTARTVRRDVERLRTLGYPVHASQGVGGGYRLGPGQDLPPLLLDDEEAIATAVSLLAGADGAVAGAGEAALRALTKLDQVLPTRLRHEVRALSGSVESFGGGRAPVDPEVLMTLARACRDEVEAGFDYPSGSEVRRRRVEPYRLVASDRRWYLFAYDLDRDGWRSFRVDRMTGVSARTWRFRPRAAPDAARYVQEGVASRVYPHRARFLVHASADTVRAQIPASAAVVRRRGSELCEVLSGAASLDFVLMHVLLLGHDFEVLDPPELGRRCRVLADRLLSAGAAIPPVPDAEEP
- a CDS encoding ABC transporter ATP-binding protein; this translates as MIEIDALTKVYGSAQVPAVDEVSLHIPAGSIFGFLGPNGAGKTTTIKMLAGLLTPTSGQARLGGFDVARQRSAAMAQFGAVLEGSRNVYWSLSAWQNLMYFGRLKGLRKAQVAERAQDLLTDLGLWKRRDDKVGGFSRGMQQKVAIAAALIADPPIVLLDEPTLGLDVEATRTVKNWIAEQARELGTTILLTTHQLDVAQELCDRVAVIRQGRLVADLPTRELLAGFRERDRYEIRIEGAAPPGFDAVIGEGVTTISVQVSNPIEVYDLVERLRVHGAVIESLTQVQPDLEDVFLALVNEPPHAA